A part of Larkinella insperata genomic DNA contains:
- a CDS encoding 4Fe-4S dicluster domain-containing protein produces MNQYFKDIQEGIQTTLTGLKLTFRHLWNARQSRPPINVQQPDYFGQDTGIVTLQYPFETIPLPDNGRYRLHNEIDDCIVCDKCAKVCPVDCITIDAIKATEEVGKASDGSPIRLYAGKFDIDMAKCCYCGLCTTVCPTECLTMTKTYDFSEFELGNMTYHYANLSPEQADEKRALYEQFVREKEELKAQQAAAKVAPADAPKKPVFRPGMKPAAKPVEPEAAETAPAAETPAPKPRPVFRPTLKTPANEPPKEEQKPLAEQNSAGSAAEHPLTDATPDEAEKIAMEGLEEPAKPAPKPAFRPTLRPKTAPPAEGVTPTEAKGLDEAAADESKPVSAKPAFRPSMRPKSAPTDAEAKATESAASEQPAAEEPKAVAPKPAFRPTMRPKSTPSDETKAVEDPKTSESAASEQPAAEESQPAVAKPAFRPTMRPKTPPVTGGEVKPAEEPKPVEPPVSEQPATDEAKPIAAKPAFRPTMRPKTVPTPRVEEPKPIEPVAEKTETPEASAAEDAEPAPTEAAKPRPAFRPTMKPKTPPENES; encoded by the coding sequence ATGAATCAATATTTTAAAGATATACAGGAGGGTATCCAAACTACGCTGACGGGGCTTAAGCTTACGTTTCGGCATCTTTGGAATGCCCGCCAAAGCCGCCCACCGATCAACGTCCAGCAACCGGACTATTTCGGACAGGACACGGGGATTGTCACGCTCCAGTATCCATTTGAAACCATTCCGCTGCCGGATAACGGCCGCTACCGGCTTCATAATGAAATCGACGATTGCATCGTCTGTGATAAATGCGCCAAAGTTTGCCCGGTCGACTGCATCACCATTGATGCCATCAAGGCCACCGAAGAAGTCGGGAAAGCGTCGGACGGTTCGCCCATTCGTCTTTATGCGGGCAAATTCGACATTGACATGGCCAAATGCTGCTACTGCGGCCTTTGTACCACCGTTTGCCCCACTGAGTGTCTGACGATGACCAAAACCTACGACTTCAGCGAGTTTGAGTTGGGCAACATGACGTACCACTACGCTAATCTGTCGCCCGAACAGGCGGATGAGAAGCGGGCGTTATACGAGCAGTTTGTGCGGGAAAAAGAAGAGCTCAAAGCCCAGCAGGCCGCGGCCAAAGTGGCTCCGGCGGACGCCCCGAAAAAGCCCGTCTTCCGGCCTGGCATGAAGCCCGCGGCAAAACCCGTTGAACCGGAAGCCGCCGAAACCGCCCCTGCGGCCGAAACTCCGGCTCCGAAACCGCGCCCGGTGTTCCGCCCCACCTTAAAAACTCCGGCAAATGAACCGCCGAAAGAAGAGCAGAAACCGTTGGCGGAGCAAAATTCGGCCGGATCGGCGGCAGAACATCCCCTGACGGATGCGACGCCCGATGAAGCGGAGAAAATTGCGATGGAAGGGTTGGAAGAACCGGCCAAACCGGCCCCGAAACCAGCGTTCCGGCCTACGCTTCGACCGAAAACCGCCCCACCGGCGGAAGGCGTTACGCCCACAGAAGCCAAAGGCCTGGATGAAGCGGCTGCGGATGAATCCAAACCGGTCTCCGCTAAACCGGCCTTCCGGCCCTCAATGCGGCCCAAGTCAGCCCCAACGGATGCAGAAGCCAAGGCGACCGAGTCCGCAGCTTCGGAGCAGCCAGCAGCGGAAGAACCCAAAGCCGTTGCGCCGAAGCCGGCCTTTCGGCCCACCATGCGACCCAAATCGACACCTTCCGACGAAACAAAAGCCGTTGAAGACCCGAAAACCAGTGAGTCCGCAGCTTCGGAGCAACCGGCTGCCGAAGAGTCCCAACCAGCAGTTGCTAAACCAGCCTTCCGGCCCACGATGCGGCCCAAAACGCCACCGGTTACCGGCGGGGAGGTGAAACCGGCGGAGGAGCCTAAACCCGTTGAGCCGCCTGTCTCCGAACAGCCTGCGACGGATGAAGCGAAACCCATTGCGGCCAAACCGGCGTTCCGGCCCACCATGCGGCCCAAAACGGTGCCAACTCCGCGCGTTGAGGAGCCTAAACCGATTGAGCCGGTTGCCGAGAAAACCGAAACTCCGGAAGCTTCCGCAGCGGAGGATGCAGAACCCGCTCCCACCGAAGCGGCCAAGCCGCGTCCGGCGTTCCGGCCGACTATGAAGCCGAAAACACCGCCTGAAAA